A section of the Metabacillus endolithicus genome encodes:
- a CDS encoding cysteine hydrolase family protein — translation MNIIENQPALLVLDVQKGFDDPYWGKRNNLEAENNILTLLTEWRKRNWTVIYSQHLSLEPQSPLHYKNPEGTEFKDSIKPLSGEVIMQKNVNSAFIGTQLETYLKTNQIKTVVITGLSTQHCVSTTTRMSGNLGFTNYLVSDATAAFEITDQNGTYYTPEDIHQTELATLHKEFATIVKTSDVIKQLK, via the coding sequence ATGAACATCATTGAAAATCAGCCAGCACTGCTAGTGTTAGATGTACAAAAAGGATTTGATGATCCTTATTGGGGTAAACGAAACAACCTGGAAGCTGAAAACAATATTTTAACGTTGTTAACAGAGTGGCGAAAACGTAACTGGACAGTCATCTATTCACAACACTTATCGTTGGAGCCACAATCTCCTCTTCATTATAAGAATCCAGAGGGAACAGAGTTTAAAGACAGCATTAAGCCTTTATCAGGTGAAGTAATTATGCAAAAAAATGTTAATAGTGCCTTTATTGGAACACAATTAGAAACCTATTTAAAAACAAATCAAATCAAAACGGTTGTTATCACTGGTCTATCTACACAACATTGCGTTTCAACAACAACACGTATGAGCGGAAACCTCGGATTTACAAATTATCTTGTTTCAGATGCTACGGCAGCATTTGAAATTACTGATCAAAATGGTACATATTATACTCCCGAAGATATTCATCAAACAGAATTAGCGACCTTACATAAGGAATTTGCGACTATTGTTAAAACGAGTGATGTAATAAAACAACTAAAGTAA
- a CDS encoding DMT family transporter has product MVIINYVLMCIIFGTTFLAIKIGVDSGLPPFLSGGIRFFIAGFLLFLIMAVKEKNIMRLLGRKELFLSGVGLTFGTFATLYWAEQYVTSGIAAVLSATGPMLIIVIQSIILRHKVRRTSIVGCMIGVIGVLFLILPSFSLEVNSYWIIGCFAIILGEVFYASGTIYTKSVSKNFEGIHPVALNAVQMMYGGILLFILGLFTEEISAQTIIQPASLLSLFYLIVIGSMVGHSLFYWLVVKTDPVFPSTWLYISPFIAVVVGVLFYDEFFSWLTGVGAVTICIGMILINYETLKERVIAQRSKYIKV; this is encoded by the coding sequence ATGGTCATTATAAATTATGTTTTGATGTGTATTATTTTTGGGACGACTTTTTTAGCGATAAAAATAGGAGTAGATTCAGGGTTGCCGCCGTTTTTATCGGGGGGAATTCGCTTTTTTATCGCAGGCTTTTTATTGTTTTTGATTATGGCTGTTAAAGAGAAGAACATCATGCGTTTATTAGGTAGAAAGGAACTTTTTCTATCAGGGGTTGGTTTGACATTTGGGACATTTGCAACATTATATTGGGCAGAACAGTATGTAACATCCGGAATAGCGGCGGTTTTATCCGCAACCGGTCCGATGTTGATCATTGTGATTCAGAGTATTATCTTAAGGCATAAAGTCAGAAGAACATCCATTGTAGGATGTATGATCGGTGTCATAGGAGTTTTATTTCTTATATTACCAAGCTTTTCACTTGAGGTGAATTCCTATTGGATCATTGGTTGTTTTGCCATCATTCTTGGAGAGGTTTTTTATGCATCAGGTACGATCTATACGAAGAGTGTATCAAAAAACTTTGAAGGAATTCACCCAGTTGCATTAAATGCGGTTCAAATGATGTATGGGGGAATTTTATTATTTATTTTAGGTTTGTTCACAGAAGAAATTTCTGCGCAAACAATCATACAACCAGCCTCACTTTTGTCTCTTTTTTATTTAATTGTAATTGGCTCAATGGTTGGTCATAGTTTATTTTATTGGCTTGTAGTTAAGACAGATCCGGTTTTCCCGTCTACCTGGCTTTATATTTCACCTTTTATTGCGGTTGTTGTAGGAGTTCTTTTTTATGATGAGTTTTTTTCTTGGTTAACAGGAGTAGGTGCTGTCACTATTTGTATAGGGATGATTCTTATCAATTATGAAACTTTAAAAGAGAGAGTGATTGCACAAAGGAGCAAATATATAAAGGTTTAG
- a CDS encoding rhodanese-related sulfurtransferase — protein sequence MSKEYRVLLYYHYVQIDNPEEYAQEHLEFCKNLGLKGRILIATEGINGTVSGTVEQTDQYMAHMKEDPRFAEMVYKIDEEDEHAFKKMKVRHRPELVTLRLEDDVNPLELTGKYYSPKEFMEAMKQEDTVIIDARNDYEYAVGHFKNAILPDINTFKELPDWIRENKDQFEGKKILTYCTGGIRCEKFSGWLRQEGFEDVAQLHGGIVTYGKDPEVQGKDWDGQCYVFDERLIVPVNRVEPTVVGRDHFTGEPCERFVNCGNPECNKKILCSEENEHKYLRACSHECRVHERNRYVSENGLTEEQVTERLAALV from the coding sequence ATGTCAAAAGAATATCGCGTTTTACTATACTATCACTATGTTCAAATTGATAACCCTGAGGAGTATGCTCAAGAGCATCTAGAGTTTTGTAAAAACCTTGGGCTAAAAGGTAGAATTTTAATTGCTACAGAAGGAATTAATGGAACAGTTTCAGGGACTGTTGAGCAAACGGATCAATACATGGCTCACATGAAAGAAGATCCTCGCTTTGCTGAAATGGTTTATAAGATAGATGAAGAAGATGAGCATGCCTTCAAAAAAATGAAGGTTCGTCATCGCCCAGAGCTTGTGACGCTTCGTTTAGAAGATGATGTTAATCCTTTAGAGCTAACAGGTAAATATTACAGCCCTAAAGAATTTATGGAAGCGATGAAACAAGAAGATACTGTCATTATTGATGCTAGAAATGACTATGAGTATGCTGTTGGTCATTTCAAAAATGCGATTTTACCTGACATTAATACGTTTAAAGAGTTACCAGATTGGATTCGTGAAAATAAAGACCAGTTTGAAGGCAAAAAGATCTTAACGTATTGCACAGGTGGTATTCGTTGTGAAAAATTCTCAGGGTGGCTTCGTCAAGAGGGATTTGAGGATGTGGCACAGCTTCACGGTGGGATTGTTACTTATGGTAAAGATCCTGAAGTACAAGGGAAAGATTGGGACGGTCAGTGTTATGTATTTGATGAGCGTCTAATTGTACCTGTTAACCGAGTAGAACCAACTGTAGTTGGAAGAGATCATTTTACTGGTGAACCTTGTGAACGCTTTGTTAACTGTGGGAATCCTGAATGTAATAAAAAAATTCTTTGCTCTGAAGAAAATGAGCATAAATACTTGCGCGCATGTAGTCATGAGTGTCGAGTACATGAACGTAATCGCTATGTTTCGGAAAATGGATTAACAGAAGAGCAGGTAACAGAAAGATTAGCTGCTTTAGTATAA
- a CDS encoding nitroreductase produces MKQEHGAPSHFRTEPWRFFVLTGDARKALGKTLASLVVKTLEDPNSEESQKRLEREEKKPLRAPVIIAVAVEPTTANKRVMMKEEVAAVCAAVQNMLLAAHALGLGAIWRTGESCYSNEVKELFTLSSESEMVGLLYIGYPDMKEMTGKRQTISEVTTWLENEEDFA; encoded by the coding sequence TTGAAGCAGGAACATGGGGCTCCTTCACATTTCCGAACAGAGCCATGGAGATTTTTTGTATTAACTGGTGATGCCAGAAAAGCACTTGGTAAAACACTCGCATCTCTCGTGGTAAAAACACTAGAAGATCCAAATAGTGAAGAAAGTCAAAAGCGACTAGAAAGAGAAGAAAAGAAACCCTTGCGAGCACCGGTTATAATTGCCGTTGCAGTAGAACCAACAACAGCAAACAAACGTGTCATGATGAAGGAGGAAGTTGCAGCTGTCTGTGCAGCTGTTCAAAATATGCTGCTCGCAGCCCATGCCCTTGGATTGGGTGCTATTTGGAGAACAGGTGAAAGCTGTTATTCTAATGAAGTAAAGGAACTATTTACATTATCTTCCGAATCGGAGATGGTTGGATTATTATACATTGGATACCCTGATATGAAAGAAATGACGGGAAAAAGACAGACAATCTCAGAGGTAACAACTTGGCTTGAAAATGAAGAGGATTTTGCTTGA
- a CDS encoding 3D domain-containing protein, with amino-acid sequence MKNKILSLITFASLTAGFSAHAAAEEVTVKEGDTLWEIAKLNEVEVENIIDWNKLPGDIIHPNDQLKLHESHEVSTGETLWDIAEEYDVEVEEIEDWNKIDSHIIEPGDELIIKETEKAQTSSEDKKTESNKENSKELTVTATAYTANCEGCSGTTKLGIDLHANPDKKVIAVDPDVIPLGSTVEVEGYGTAIAADTGGAIKGNKIDVFIPSESDALQWGKQQVEVKIIEE; translated from the coding sequence ATGAAAAATAAGATTTTATCCTTAATTACCTTCGCATCGCTAACAGCTGGATTTTCAGCACATGCAGCTGCAGAAGAGGTGACTGTAAAAGAAGGTGACACTTTATGGGAAATCGCAAAGTTAAATGAAGTAGAAGTAGAGAATATAATAGATTGGAATAAACTTCCTGGTGATATCATTCATCCAAATGATCAATTAAAACTTCATGAATCACATGAAGTATCAACAGGAGAAACATTATGGGATATTGCTGAAGAATATGATGTTGAGGTTGAAGAAATTGAAGACTGGAACAAGATTGATTCACACATCATTGAACCAGGAGACGAGTTAATCATTAAAGAAACCGAAAAAGCACAAACGTCTTCTGAAGATAAAAAAACAGAATCAAATAAGGAAAATAGTAAAGAATTAACTGTTACTGCTACGGCCTATACAGCAAATTGTGAAGGCTGCTCAGGTACAACTAAGCTGGGAATTGATCTCCATGCAAATCCTGATAAAAAGGTAATAGCTGTTGATCCTGATGTGATTCCATTAGGATCAACTGTAGAGGTTGAAGGTTATGGGACAGCGATTGCGGCAGATACGGGTGGAGCTATTAAAGGAAATAAAATTGATGTTTTTATTCCCTCGGAATCAGATGCCCTACAATGGGGAAAACAGCAAGTAGAAGTGAAAATTATAGAAGAATAA
- a CDS encoding AraC family transcriptional regulator has product MESLQKINDSIAFIENNLASHLSIEETAKIACMSRFHFQRMFQILTGFTVAEYIRKRRLTLAAQELIHSNVRVLDIALKYGYESPESFSKAFRKAHGISPTEVRHTGKTVKAFPKLSFQIQLKGEEEMNYKIIQREAFQVVGKGIRVSMENNNERIPLFWKESNENGFSEKLAQQAGEMGILGVCAEGNQQKNEFTYYIAVEKTSDKISPDLEVKEIPAATWAVFESVGPMPHAIQHVWKRIFSEWFPATGYEHAPAPEIEVYPEGDAYSEDYRAEIWIPVIKK; this is encoded by the coding sequence ATGGAGAGCTTACAGAAAATAAATGATTCTATTGCATTTATTGAAAACAATTTAGCTTCACATTTGTCTATTGAAGAAACAGCAAAAATTGCCTGCATGTCCAGGTTCCATTTTCAAAGAATGTTTCAAATACTCACCGGATTTACTGTGGCCGAGTATATTCGAAAAAGAAGGTTAACATTAGCAGCACAAGAACTAATTCATTCAAATGTAAGAGTATTGGACATTGCTTTAAAATATGGCTATGAAAGTCCTGAATCCTTTTCGAAAGCATTTCGAAAAGCACATGGAATTAGTCCGACTGAAGTGAGGCACACAGGCAAAACCGTCAAAGCCTTTCCTAAGCTTTCCTTTCAAATCCAACTAAAAGGAGAAGAAGAAATGAATTATAAGATCATTCAAAGAGAAGCATTTCAGGTTGTTGGTAAAGGGATCCGGGTCTCAATGGAGAATAATAATGAAAGAATTCCATTATTTTGGAAAGAATCTAATGAGAATGGGTTTTCTGAGAAGCTTGCACAACAAGCTGGAGAAATGGGAATATTAGGAGTCTGTGCGGAAGGTAATCAACAAAAAAATGAATTTACCTATTATATAGCGGTTGAAAAAACCTCCGATAAGATATCTCCAGATTTAGAGGTCAAAGAAATACCTGCTGCAACGTGGGCTGTTTTTGAGTCTGTTGGTCCTATGCCTCACGCTATACAACATGTTTGGAAACGAATTTTTTCTGAGTGGTTTCCTGCGACAGGGTACGAGCATGCACCTGCACCTGAAATAGAGGTTTACCCTGAAGGAGATGCTTATTCAGAAGATTATCGAGCGGAAATATGGATTCCGGTTATTAAAAAATAG
- a CDS encoding TIGR02206 family membrane protein, producing the protein MITFLLKRYTKLNNISKKEVTCNGRDFFPQTDQAFTLFSPVHLVTLFIFILLIVFIYLVRNVLRQEPYNKIARITLFFIMIFSEISLHIWLYWFDSWTYTHSLPLHLSSITILLSAVMLLTKSYSLFEFTFFAGVGSAVQAMITPDISHYTFPHYRYVHFFVSHGSTVLANLFMVFVGGFRPQFKSIWKAFIWLNVYAAFIFVLNLILGGNYMYISRKPVNPSMIDYFGQWPWYIIPLEFVALGTFFLLFLPFWLVKLISKMR; encoded by the coding sequence GTGATAACCTTCCTTCTGAAGAGATACACTAAATTAAACAACATTTCTAAGAAAGAGGTGACATGTAATGGAAGGGATTTTTTTCCGCAAACAGATCAAGCCTTTACATTATTCTCACCTGTTCATTTGGTAACTCTCTTTATCTTTATCCTACTTATAGTTTTCATTTATTTAGTAAGAAATGTTTTAAGACAAGAACCTTATAATAAAATTGCGCGTATTACTTTATTTTTTATTATGATATTTTCAGAAATCAGCCTACATATATGGTTATACTGGTTTGATTCCTGGACATATACTCACTCTTTGCCTTTGCATCTTAGTAGCATTACGATTCTATTATCTGCTGTTATGTTGTTGACCAAATCATATTCTCTATTTGAGTTTACATTCTTTGCTGGTGTTGGTAGTGCGGTTCAAGCCATGATTACACCTGATATTAGTCATTACACATTTCCTCATTATCGATATGTGCATTTTTTTGTATCACACGGAAGTACTGTGCTTGCAAATTTATTTATGGTGTTTGTTGGTGGGTTCCGTCCCCAATTTAAATCAATTTGGAAGGCCTTTATATGGTTAAATGTTTATGCAGCCTTCATCTTTGTCTTAAATTTGATTCTTGGTGGTAATTATATGTACATATCTAGAAAGCCTGTTAATCCATCTATGATTGATTATTTTGGACAATGGCCGTGGTATATCATTCCTCTAGAGTTTGTGGCACTGGGAACATTTTTTCTGTTATTTCTGCCTTTTTGGCTTGTGAAATTGATTTCTAAAATGAGATGA
- a CDS encoding fatty acid desaturase yields the protein MSKQLQRNLRKQVAPYEQSNSKDSIIQLITTIGPFIILWILAYQSLAISYLLTLAFTIIAAGFLVRIFIIFHDCCHYSFFKNRNANKILGTITGILTLFPYSQWQHDHSIHHATSGNLDKRGTGDIWVLTVDEYLSSSLFEKIKYRIYRNPIVMFGLGPIYVFLIKNRFNKKGARRNERYNTYLTNIAIVVFAGLLCWMLGVIPFLLVQLPIFLISGSLGIWLFYVQHTFEDSYFEKNEEWEYVMAAVEGSSYYKLPKLLQWLSGNIGYHHVHHLSPRVPNYKLEAVHNNTEPLQNVPTITLATSLKSLKFRLWDAQNKRFVGFNYLSKLQK from the coding sequence ATGAGTAAACAATTACAACGTAATTTAAGGAAGCAAGTCGCTCCTTATGAACAGTCAAATTCGAAAGATAGTATTATTCAACTTATCACAACAATCGGGCCATTCATTATTCTATGGATTCTTGCCTATCAAAGCTTAGCGATTTCCTATCTACTTACATTAGCTTTTACCATTATTGCTGCTGGCTTTCTTGTACGAATTTTTATCATCTTCCATGATTGCTGTCATTACTCATTCTTTAAGAATAGAAATGCAAATAAAATACTCGGAACAATAACAGGAATCCTTACTTTATTCCCATACAGTCAATGGCAGCATGACCACTCTATCCATCATGCTACTAGCGGGAATTTAGACAAACGAGGTACTGGAGATATATGGGTTCTTACAGTTGATGAATACCTTTCCTCTTCTTTATTTGAAAAAATTAAATATCGTATATATCGAAATCCAATCGTTATGTTTGGACTTGGACCAATCTATGTTTTTCTTATTAAAAATCGTTTTAACAAAAAAGGAGCTAGACGCAACGAGAGATACAATACGTACCTTACTAACATAGCAATTGTTGTATTTGCAGGACTGTTGTGCTGGATGCTTGGAGTGATCCCGTTTTTATTAGTACAGTTGCCTATCTTTTTAATTTCAGGCTCATTAGGAATCTGGCTATTTTATGTACAGCATACGTTTGAGGATTCTTACTTTGAAAAGAATGAAGAGTGGGAATACGTTATGGCAGCTGTGGAAGGCAGCTCGTATTATAAGCTACCAAAACTGTTACAATGGCTTTCCGGTAACATTGGTTATCATCATGTTCACCATTTAAGTCCAAGAGTACCAAACTATAAATTAGAAGCCGTACACAATAATACAGAACCATTACAAAACGTTCCAACAATTACACTAGCAACAAGCTTAAAGTCGTTAAAGTTCCGTCTTTGGGACGCACAGAATAAGAGGTTTGTTGGTTTTAACTATTTGTCAAAATTACAAAAGTAA
- a CDS encoding sensor histidine kinase, with the protein MKKRVNIFQKSNGISPYIWAFLSILPFYFIFQSSSSAEIITGIILTVSFFITLRYAFLAKSWRIYVLTLILIGISFTSTYLFNYFYFSFYIAYFIGNIKDRPAFLTLYIIHLVSTAVAINFSIVLHEQLLLRQAPFVIISSLSVIFLPFSIYNRKQRDQLQEKLEDANKRISELVILEERQRIARDLHDTLGQKLSMIGLKSDLARKILYKDPEQAKNEMKEIQQTARTALNEVRKMVSQMRGIRIKEEMVHVKQILKAAQINLVCDQEMVLSNVPLLTENILSMCLKEAVTNVVRHSKASNCYLSLEQNSTELIMTIKDDGIGFEDLTFVKGNGLSGMRERLDFVNGNLEIKNEKGTSLTIRVPNVVKQID; encoded by the coding sequence ATGAAAAAAAGAGTTAACATTTTTCAAAAAAGCAATGGGATCTCCCCATATATTTGGGCTTTTTTAAGCATTTTACCTTTTTATTTTATTTTCCAATCATCCTCTTCGGCGGAAATCATTACAGGCATAATCCTTACTGTATCGTTTTTCATTACACTTCGTTACGCATTTCTTGCTAAAAGCTGGAGAATTTATGTTTTAACACTTATTCTGATTGGGATATCATTTACATCAACTTATCTATTTAATTATTTTTATTTTTCTTTTTATATTGCATATTTCATTGGAAATATAAAGGACCGACCTGCTTTTTTAACACTATACATTATTCATTTAGTCAGTACAGCCGTTGCCATAAACTTTAGTATCGTTTTACATGAGCAGTTGCTATTACGCCAGGCTCCCTTCGTGATTATTAGCTCTCTTAGTGTCATCTTTCTTCCATTTAGTATTTATAATCGTAAACAACGTGATCAGCTCCAAGAAAAGCTCGAAGATGCTAATAAACGAATATCTGAATTAGTCATACTTGAAGAACGTCAACGAATTGCCCGTGACCTTCATGACACATTAGGTCAAAAGCTATCAATGATTGGTCTTAAGAGTGACTTAGCGCGAAAAATTCTTTATAAAGATCCTGAGCAGGCAAAAAATGAAATGAAAGAAATTCAACAAACAGCTAGAACAGCATTAAATGAAGTAAGAAAAATGGTTTCTCAAATGAGAGGTATTCGTATAAAAGAGGAAATGGTACATGTTAAGCAAATATTAAAAGCAGCTCAAATTAATTTAGTATGTGACCAAGAAATGGTCTTATCAAATGTCCCGTTGTTAACCGAAAATATCTTAAGTATGTGCTTAAAAGAAGCTGTTACAAATGTTGTCAGACATAGTAAGGCCTCTAATTGTTATCTTTCTCTTGAACAAAATTCGACCGAATTAATCATGACTATCAAGGATGATGGAATCGGTTTTGAAGACCTTACATTCGTAAAAGGGAACGGCCTTTCCGGAATGAGGGAACGCCTCGATTTTGTTAATGGAAATCTAGAAATAAAAAACGAAAAAGGTACATCATTAACGATTAGAGTACCTAATGTTGTAAAACAGATAGATTAG
- a CDS encoding response regulator transcription factor, which yields MIRIVIAEDQQMLLGALGSLLNLEDDMEVVGKANNGEDALALVHKHSPDICIMDIEMPKMTGLEAAEKIVNSDCKVIILTTFARSGYFQRAIKAGVKGYLLKDSPSDELANSIRSIMSGRRIYAPELMDDVYSEENPLTEREKEVLGLVADGMNTKEIADQLSIKTGTVRNYISTILEKLDVKNRIEAITQSKEKGWFK from the coding sequence ATGATACGAATTGTGATTGCTGAAGATCAACAAATGCTTTTAGGTGCCTTAGGTTCACTTCTTAACTTGGAGGACGATATGGAAGTTGTTGGCAAGGCTAATAATGGAGAGGATGCCCTTGCACTCGTTCACAAACACAGTCCTGATATATGTATAATGGATATTGAAATGCCTAAAATGACTGGCCTTGAAGCTGCAGAAAAGATTGTGAACAGTGATTGTAAAGTGATCATCCTTACAACCTTTGCCCGTTCAGGTTATTTTCAAAGAGCCATTAAAGCTGGTGTCAAAGGATACCTTCTAAAGGATAGTCCCAGTGACGAGTTGGCAAATTCGATAAGAAGCATTATGTCGGGTCGACGAATATATGCACCTGAACTAATGGACGACGTATATAGTGAAGAAAACCCCTTAACTGAGCGCGAAAAGGAAGTACTAGGCTTAGTCGCAGATGGTATGAATACAAAAGAAATTGCCGATCAGCTTAGTATTAAAACAGGGACGGTACGAAACTATATATCCACTATCCTAGAAAAGCTTGATGTAAAAAATAGAATTGAAGCCATTACACAATCAAAAGAAAAAGGTTGGTTTAAATAA